A single genomic interval of Helianthus annuus cultivar XRQ/B chromosome 6, HanXRQr2.0-SUNRISE, whole genome shotgun sequence harbors:
- the LOC110902177 gene encoding uncharacterized protein LOC110902177 produces the protein MGESDNKAYDLEKKAFAILTQAFHKDSYHQFAYCTTTKNLWDVLEARREGNAATRKIRHDLLKKEFEGFLFMENETLNDMATRFYHLLSEMHSFRVNASQQEIAMRFADALPPKWSQFIELLKHASVLDGLSIYEFVQKLENKYEEKIRKEKRILVPQNPEMYFGDKDEMELMDIKWAFASAVRRAKDYTRRTGRTSLESKRDTKYGFDKDVVKSFNCGEKVNNPSNSNQSGPSNLNRALVVHADDGCDWSVQLGNGGYGGTACYAKIINHIKHVHREEFSEDDDSSGYSGSSDEESSSAGDYGSNSDVKKGIDVEVGSLLKEAEELKSQKFMLIRKAEVASKEMEKFFIEDGSSSYQAAFMDIVGAPTSQVQTDTPSICNDCADLKHKLQTVMSHNKGW, from the exons ATGGGCGAAAGTGATAATAAGGCTTATGATCTTGAGAAGAAGGCCTTTGCTATCCTTACTcaagcatttcataaggatagTTATCATCAATTCGCGTATTGTACCACTACAAAGAATTTGTGGGATGTCTTAGAAGCTAGAAGGGAAGGAAATGCAGCAACAAGAAAGATCCGTCATGATCTTTTAAAGAAGGAGTTTGAAGGATTCTTGTTCATGGAAAATGAAACACTAAATGACATGGCTACTCGGTTCTATCATTTGCTTAGTGAGATGCACTCATTCAGGGTTAACGCATCACAACAGGAGATTGCCATGCGTtttgctgatgctttaccacCTAAGTGGAGTCAATTCATTGAGTTGCTAAAGCATGCCAGTGTTTTAGATGGGCTTAGTATTTATGAATTCGTTCAAAAACTTGAGAACAAGTATGAAGAAAAAATTCGAAAGGAAAAACGAATTCTAGTTCCACAAAACCCTGAGATGTACTTTGGAG ACAAGGatgagatggagctgatggatataaaatgggcgTTTGCAAGTGcggtgagaagagcaaaggattacACGAGAAGAACTGGGAGAACAAGTTTGGAGAGTAAACGGGATActaagtatggttttgataaggaTGTCGTTAAAAGCTTCAACTGTGgtgagaaag TTAACAACCCAAGCAACTCAAACCAGTCTGGGCCTTCAAACTTAAACAGAGCCTTAGTAGTTCATGCAGATGATGGATGTGATTGGTCAGTTCAACTGGGAAATGGAGGATATGGAGGAACTGCTTGTTATGCtaagatcatcaatcacatcaaaCATGTCCACAGAGAGGAATTTTCTGAAGATGATGATAGTTCTGGGTATAGCGGTAGTTCTGATGAGGAAAGCTCAAGTGCGGGTGATTATGGTTCGAATTCGGATGTAAAGAAAGGAATTGATGTTGAGGTTGGCAGTTTGCTAAAAGAAGCTGAGGAGCTAAAAAGCCAAAAATTTATGTTGATAAGGAAAGCTGAAGTTGCATCCAAGGAAATGGAAAAGTTTTTCATCGAGGATGGATCTTCTTCTTATCAAGCCGCCTTTATGGATATTGTTGGGGCTCCGACAAGTCAGGTACAAACCGACACTCCTAGTATATGTAATGATTGTGCAGATTTAAAACATAAGCTTCAAACAGTTATGAGTCACAATAAGGGTTGGTAG